The Oryzihumus leptocrescens sequence GCCACGTCGATGTCGAAGCCGGTGTACTTCGCGCCGTCCTTCAGGCCCATGCCGGGCTGGTCGTACTTGACACCGATCTTGAAGTCGCCGGCGCCTGCGCCACCGCCCCCGCAGGCCGCCAGACCCAGCACGGCTGCGGCAGCCACCGCCACCATGCCGATTCGACGAACGTTCATGCGTTTTCCTCCCTGTTGGACGCGACGTCAGTGCGTCAGGATCTTGGCGAGGAAGTCCCTCGCCCGTGTGGACTGCGCGTTGGTGAAGAACTCCTCGGGCGTGGCCTGCTCGACGACCTGGCCGTCGGCCATGAACACCACCCGGTCGGCGGCACGGCGAGCGAAGCCCATCTCGTGCGTCACCACGACCATCGTCATGCCGGACCTCGCCAGCTCGGTCATGACGTCGAGGACCTCGTTGATCATCTCCGGGTCGAGCGCCGAGGTCGGCTCGTCGAAGAGGATCACCTTGGGGTCCATGGCGAGCGAGCGCGCGATGGCCACGCGCTGCTGCTGCCCGCCGGAGAGCTGTGCGGGGTACTTGTCGGCCTGGTGCGCCACCCCGACGCGCTCGAGCAGCTCCATGGCACGCCGGTCCGCCTCGGCCCTGGCCACGCCGCGGACCTTGACCGGCCCGAGCGTGACGTTCTCGCGGATCGTCTTGTGCGCGAACAGGTTGAACGACTGGAACACCATGCCGACGTCGGCGCG is a genomic window containing:
- a CDS encoding amino acid ABC transporter ATP-binding protein yields the protein MTDAAAAPGRRPLVVLDKVNKHFGALHVLQDIDLTIGEGEVVVVIGPSGSGKSTLCRTINRLETFESGSITIDGRPLPTEGKELARLRADVGMVFQSFNLFAHKTIRENVTLGPVKVRGVARAEADRRAMELLERVGVAHQADKYPAQLSGGQQQRVAIARSLAMDPKVILFDEPTSALDPEMINEVLDVMTELARSGMTMVVVTHEMGFARRAADRVVFMADGQVVEQATPEEFFTNAQSTRARDFLAKILTH